The Ascaphus truei isolate aAscTru1 chromosome 14, aAscTru1.hap1, whole genome shotgun sequence genome segment CAAATGCTTGTCCCTGGGAGAAGCTGTGCGTCTTCACATTGCGGTGGGGGTTCAGGGATGTGGAGAAGGCAACTTCTGTTTTGTTTGGGGAGACATCAGGAGTGTAATAGATAGGAGACCCAAATGGGCTGACAGTTTCACTTCTTGGCAGTGTTGCAGAACTACACTGGGATGGAGAGTAGTTTGGCATGTAAGGTGAATCTTGATTGCAGGAACTAGCAGTGTGGCTGTGGATAGGGGTCATGTGGACATGACTATACCCAGAGGGTGAATCTTGAACGTTGCTATAGTCTGTAACCTCCATCTTGTTGGCAAGTTCGGAAGGCATTGCACTGTAGTCAGCCAGCATGGAATCGTCAATAGTATTGATGTCTTTCAATCCCAGAGTCTGCAGAACCCAGTTATCTACAGCAGGAGTGGGCTGCTCTTCACAGGCAGTGAAATCATTGAAAAGGTTCCTCCGGGCTTTTTTGGGGTGAGTGTCAAGGGAAGGGAGGCTGCTCACTTTAACCTTTCTTTTCTGTGGGGCACCAAGTGAATTCTGGGCATTTTGGGACAGCAACTTCTGCAAAACAAAAGTTGACAAACTATTAGACTCCAAACACAAAAGACGATAAAACAATATCAAGGTGTTCTCTGCGGGGTCACTTATTAAGGTTTCACTCCCGTTGTTTACCAGGGCCGAAACAAGACCAGCTTTATGCAAGTAAAAGCCCATTACTTGATGAGGGAGAATATCGTGTTTGATAAACGTGAACTGTTGATATATTTACCCGTAACTCAGAGATGGAGAATGTACGTTTTAATAGCCTTTCATGGTGCATTATTGCAATCTCTGTTCTAATGAATCATACGAAAGTCCAAATACGTAGGTTTCCTACAGATTACTTGTATTCTCTGCAGAGCCTCCTGAAGTTAAAGTCTCACTAATGACATTTGTTTATGAAAGGATTTGTAAAACTATGAAAAAAATGGATGAAAGTGTGTGGCATTCCTGCACATGGATAATGAGCAGGATTTGTCAGTGGTTGCAGAGGAGCTAACCAGAGCTTAGCACAGCAGGGGACCCAGTATAGGTACCTGTGTAATTTGCAAGCACACTGCTTTCTGAGCAGCACAATGCAGCAGACAATGTGGGATTTCACTGCATAGCTGATCTGAGTGACAGTCGGAGGGTGTTAACCCTGAAAGCTACTTTGCACTGAACAATTTAGCTAAACAAAGAGCTGCTACTTGAGAAAAACAGTTAAGCAGCAATGAGAAGCTGTAAAAGCTCACAGGCTAATCTGTCTCCTTATCTGGTGAGATGCAAATCAAATCTTGATATGTTTGTCCTGATAATTCTGTTTAATTTCATCTTCTAGATAATAAACAATGTACAGTAGGCATTCGGAATCAACAAACTCTACTCTGGGTCTGGTTAAATCAAAAAGGAAGGAAGCCGCCAACATACTTTCACTAAAGGAAAGTTATCCCTGCGGAAGTATCTTTGTGATCAGGAATCAGCCCTGGATGGATCATGCTGTATTTGTTTAGGAAACAGCTACACACCTTTGTCTTTTCCTCCAAGCATTTCACGAAGGTAGAGCTCAGGTACTGCTTCAGTTTGCTGTTCTCGTTATGAAGCCTTGTGAGCTCCTCTTCCTTCTGTACCAGGGTTTCCTGGAGCTATAGAAGCAGAATAAAGGGGTATGGTTCATTACATTCTAATATTATTGTACAATAGATATATTTCAGAGGTAGGTGGGTGTATACAAGCACATGTTGGTTCTGTTTATCTTTAAAATATGGAATAGTAGAAGACTTGTTATCTCCCTAGAATGTGTTATTATCTATATCTCTTATGGTGCAGACACTTCACCAAGTGACCACTGCTCCATACTGGAGACAGATCTATTTTAATGGGTGCTACTATTGGCCTTCCTTGCATTTCAAAGGATCTGATGATTTCCTAATTCTGGTGGTTAATGAGTCTGCACTAAATGCCACCATTTACCATTACAACACGTGGCTGAATCCTTGTAACCTTTAACCCTTTCAAAGCACAGATTACACTCTAACTCTGCATAAGGGTCCATGGCACAAACATTTACCTGCTTATTTGTGAACATCTGAGAAGACAGCTGGTCCCCCCAAAGATAATCATCTTGGAGTGTGCCCCCAACATTAATGTACTGCCCTGGAAGGAAACAGAAGTAAAACTATTAACAAAAACGCATTCACTGGTTCTAAACACATGGATCACATACAAATCAACAGTGGATTGTTcggaaatacatataaataaaatgttattctaGAGAAAAGGTGCCACAAGATGTATAACTATCAATGTGTGACTACAGCTTGGGCTCATCTAATTTCCTCTCTGCCGATGGGCTACAGACACTCTTATGCTCAAATAAGTCGCACACAAATTAACATGAACGTGCCAACACACATTTCTCATTAAACACCTGAAAATATTCCCAAGAGAAACTCTCTAATACAGGCTAACAGGTTGGCACTGAACTGAAATAGTAACGTTTCACTATACTTGTTGGGACAATAATAATtaccagtgagatggatgttATCATCATCATGAGATAGTCAAGGTGTTCAGGTGAGGTGATGGCAACCCAACTCCTACTGACCAATTTCAGAAGGAGACACTGAACAGCCATGTACTCCCTGCCTAATGATTGTAGGTTATAGGTATGGAGGAGAGGGGACACTTACCATGGGCTTGTGGGCCTTGGTTGCTTGATCTGTTGTCCAGGAGACCAGAAGCCCAGAGAGAGACCCAGGTCTCCTTGGAAACATCAACACTGGCTGCTGACGTTGAGGAGAAGTAGGGGCCGCCATAGCCCTGGCCCCCTGCAAAGTACTGGTCTTGGCAAGCCAGAATGGTGTTCTGCAAAATTAACACAGGAGGAGGACTTGGTTAGATATTGGTCAAAAAAGACCTTTGTGTTTCAACAAAAGCAACACTCTTTGGGGAGGTAATGCTAAATTCTCTCCTGTAAGACACTAGCCATTGATTCAATATTGTCCTGCTGAAAATGCTCACACAGCTTTATGAATGGGAATCCAGATCAGCTGGCAACGCACTTCCACATGGGCACTGAGCGCCCAATGCATGCCAGTGTCCCAGACACCAGCACACTGCAAGCTGCCTCCATGGCGAGCTATACTCAcaacctgcagctgcaggtgcacAAGTGACACAGCAAGCACATTACCACAACATAGTTGccaatatacattaaaaaaaacctcctgACCTACAAAGGTTTCAATCCCACGACAAGCACATTACCGAGCACAGAACAGGCAGAGTAAAGTAACATAGTGTAGGGTAGGGAGACAATGTTACACATGTTAGCATTGGGGTGTGGTTACCACTGAGTGCAGGGGATCCTAAGCGGAGTCCTTCCCTGGTACCTGAGCTCCGGAGATCAACTGCACACATATTCTCTCCCTATAGCCTACCCTACACCATACCTAAGGGGTCAGTGCATAGACATTAATGTGTGCATACCCTAAGCCTGACCCTGTGCTCAGTTCTGCACAGGATCttgtaaacagaacagcaaaagTCTCAACCCCAAAACTGCAAGTCACAGGTCAGTTTCCTTCAGCAAACTCCATAATACAAGATCTCCCAAGAAATATCTGTCCAAACTTCCCAAGGAAACCAGGTAACACAGAGCTCCGATCTCCCCTACATTGTATGCACGAGAACTCCCACAAACCCGAGCCTCGGGAACAAGAACTGCATCCACAGCAATGGGGGTCCCTGGGAGAGGGGTGTGCACAGCACGGAGCACACCGCCAGCCACTTACCATCACGCTGCTGGAGtgagatatactgtatgcagacACGTTTTCATTAAAGCCTCGCTGAGCTTTAAATGGAAGTGAGGGTGTGTTCAGAGGAGCCAGCCCTAATCTGAGGAGGTCCCAGGGACGCCCCCGGGCTCTCTGCTAACCCCGGGATCTGATTTGATGCCAATCTGTCAAATGTGTGacgtctccaaacagccatacaGAACAAACCCAGTCCATTAACACATTACCATACAGAACAAACCCAGTCCATTAACACATTACTATACAGAACAAACCCAATCCATTAACACATTACCATACAGAACAAACCCAATCCATTAACACATTACCATACAGAACAAACCCAATCCATTAACACATTACCATACAGAACAAACCCAGTCCATTAACACATTACCAAACAGAACAAACCCAGTCCATTAACACATTACCATACAGAACAAACCCAGTCCATTAACACATTACCATACAGAACAAACCCAATCCATTAACACACTACCATACAGAACAAACCCAATCCATTAACACATTACCATACAGAACAAACCCAATCCATTAACACATTACCATACAGAACAAACCCAATCCATTAACACACTACCATACAGAACAAACCCAATCCATTAAcacattaacatacagcacaaaCCCAATCCATTAACACATTACCATACAGAACAACCCCAATCCATTAACACATTACCATACAGAACAAACCCAAGCCAGGCAATGTAAAGATTTATATGTGCAATCTCAgacttacatactgtactgtgtaaaGTGAGACACACGCATGCACTATGTGCATGGTACAGGGGCACACCTGAAATAAACATATAGGTACAATCCAGGAAAAGGTACAACATGTAACAACTCCCTATATCTCCTGGCATACAGAGCTGTCTGCAGTGACATTCCTGGCAGGGAATTtgtgctgtaattgtgaagtgcatTTTGTGCAGTGTTACTACTAGAAAACTCATGCACTAATTAAGTGTTAATTGACCCTACAGTTTGTCTGCAGCCCCCAGTGTATTGGCTAATGttaaaacatactgtatgatCCATGTCCAACTCAAACTGATACATTTTGTGATGTTTTCATGGGGGCAATTTTCACAAATCAGAGTTCAAGTTAATAAAATCTACTCACCTCGAACCTAAATCTGTGTGTTCTGTAATCTAGGGATCTTTACTAATGTTTCATTTAACAGTgattcacatatacacacacatatacacatatataaatagatAGTACGTAAACTATGAAACCTGACCTGTGTATGTATATTAACAACCCACAGCCAGTGTAAGGTAATGAACGAGGAGGAAGAGTGACATATGGAATGTTATTTTATTTCACCCAAGAGGACCCTTTATTCTGTTAACCCATCAGGAAAGCCTTAATAGGACAAATTGCACACATTCTCTCATTACAAacatatttttcaccatctctCAGAAAGCTAAATTATCACCCATGAGAAATGTATTTTCCAAGCTCTTCCTAAAAGGTGCCTTGTATATTGTTTCATCATAAACTCGTGCCCATATACAAATACTAATCATCCTTTCGCAAAAGTAGATCACAAAACACCTTCAATTAACATATATAGATTTCTTTTCCATATTTATTGCCTCAAATTATTGCCCTCAGAGGCAAGAAAATGTTATTCATGATTATAATCTAAATAACATTTtatcaaaacacaaaaatagaaaTGCTTTAGgcttaatatatttatttgaataaGCCCATCTAAAGaattaaaacaaatgtttatttagTAACAATGAATGTTTAATCCTCTCCACTTTGTTAGAAATATGTACAGTTCTGCATGTGGGTTTGCTATTGTGAATGTCACAGCTCCTGAGAATAAAGTGATATTTTCCCCTTGACTCTTTGCTGTTGGGTTTCTATCAGTTTGGTAGAGAACAAAGTCACATTTCTCCAAGAAAAAAATCAATTTGAAAAATGAGATATTTATTAAGAAAATGGGCTggtgtttttttgcatttttaaagCCCCAGATCTTCATCACGGTgagttttcttctttctttttttaaagacattACACCCATTGTATTATTCCACCTTTAGTTTGAATTTAAAAGTGAAAACACAGCGTGGGGGTTTAGTATCCAGGCAGCAAAACTAGCGCTGAAAGTGCTCACGATCGGCACCACATTTcccagaacaaaacaaaaaaacctttcATTTTAATAGGATTTGTTTTCATTTGTTGAATCAGTATATTTGTGCCCCTATTTTGCACCTAGGAGACTAGATATACTGTACACCCCCATCTCATTGGGCTGTCCTGCAATTACTATAACAAATTATTTCAAAGCCTCCTCTATCTAACCATACCTATATTCCATTCAGTTGCACACAGACAGAAAATACCCCCAGTATACACATCAAATATACAGAGAGCTCCATAAGTGATGAGCTATTACAGTCATTGGCCAGAGTGCAATTCAAACGTAGGGGGGTTCCCCTGATGTGTGGGTACCCTAATTCTGTGACATGTAGACGAGAAGAAGATTGGGAAACCGTTTCTAAAGACTGATGCTGGATTAAGAGAGAAAAATAAATGATAATTTTAATATAAAAGCAAAAATAGAaacaacacatgtatattaataaataacagCGTTATTCCACCGCCCATATTAACAATACTATTCCTGCATGCAATGCACGAGTGCATTCCATATACTGCACTAGTATTTTATGTGCTATAATACCCTTCCCTGCACCCAACTTTGCACTGGTAGTTACACTCTAGTCTGTACTGTGTTCCGAACTGGCACATAAACAAAGTATCCAATATTGCACACATTAACTAGTGCAATGTATATAGTACACATTTACTAGCGCAATGTATATAGTACACATTAACCAGCGCAATGTATATAGTACACATTAACTAGTGCAATGTATATAGTACACATTAACTAGTGCAATGTATATTTTACACATTAACTAGCACACTGTATATAGTACAGATTAACTAGCACAATGTATATAGTACACATTAACTAGTGCAATGTATATAGTACACATTTACTAGCGCAATGTATATAGTACACATTAACTAGTGCAATGTATATTTTACACATTAACTAGCACACTGTTACACACTAGTACAGATTAACTAGCACAATGTATATAGTACACATTAACTAACGCAATGTATATAGTACACATTGACTAGTGCAATGTATATAGCACACATTAACTAGTGCAATGCATATAGCACACATTAACTAGTGCAATGCATATAGTACACATTAACTAGTGCAATGCATATAGCACACATTAACTAGTGCAATGTATATAGTACGCATTAACTAGTGCAATGCATATAGTACACATTAACTAGTGCAATGCATATAGTACACATTAACTAGTGCAATGCATATAGTACACATTAACTAGCGCAATGCATATAGTACACATTAACTAGcgcaatgtatatactgtagtacgcATTAACTAGTGCAATGTATATAGTGCACATTAACTAGCGCAATGTATATAGCACACATTAACTAGTGCAATGTACATAGCACACATTAGTGCAATGCATATAGTACACATTAACTAGTGCAATGTATATAGCACACATTAACTAGTGCAATGCATATAGCACACATTAACTAGTGTAATGCATATAGTACACATTAACTAGCgcaatgtatgtactgtagtacGCATTAGCTAGTGCAATGTATATAGTGCACATTAACTAGCGCAATGTATATAGCACACATTAACTAGTGCAATGTATATAGCACACATTAACTAGTGCAATGTATATAGCACACATTAACTAGcgcaatgtatatactgtagtatgcatTAACTAGTGCAATGTATATAGTGCACATTAACTAGCGCAATGTATATAGCACACATTAACTAGTGCAATGTATATAGCACACATTAACTAGTGCAATGCATATAGTACACATTAACTAGTGCAATGTATATAGCACACATTAACTAGTGCAATGCATATAGCACACATTAACTAGTGCAATGCATGTAGTACACATTAACTAGcgcaatgtatatactgtagtacgcATTAACTAGTGCAATATAGCACACATTAACTAGCGCAATGTATATAGTACACATTAACTAGCGCAATGTATATAGCACACAATAACTAGTGAAATGCATATAGTACACATTAACTAGCACAATGTATATAGTACACATTATCTAGTgcaatgcatatactgtagtacgcATTAACTAGTGCAATGTATATAGTACACATTAACTAGTGCAATGTATATAGTACACATTAACTAGTGCAATGTATATAGCACACATTAACTAGTGCAATGCATATAGAACACATTAACTAGTGCAATGTATATAGTACAGATTAATTAGTGCAACGTATATAGTATGCATTAACTAGTGCAATGTATATAGCACACATTAACTAGTGCAATCCATATAGTACACATTAACTAGTGCAATGTATATAGTACACATTAACTAGCGCACTGTATATAGCACACATTACTAGTGCAATGTATATAGTACACATTAACTTGTGCAATGCATATAGTACACATTAACTAGcgcaatgtatatactgtagtacgcATTGACTAGTGCAATGTATATAGCACACATTAACGAGTGCAATGTATATAGCACACATTAACTAGTGCAATGCATATAGTACACATTAACTAGTGCAATGTATATAGTACACATTAACTAGCGCAATGTATATAGTACGCATTAAGTAGCGCAATGTATATAGCACACATTAACTAGTGCAATGCATATAGTACACATTAACAAGCGCAATGTATATAGTACACATTAACTAGCGCAATGTATATAGTACACATTAACTAGCGCAATGTATATAGTACACATTAACTAGTGCAATGTATATAGTACACATTAACTAGTGCAATGTATATACTGTGGTACACATTAACTAGTGCAATGTATATAGCACACATTAACTAGTGCAATGTATATAGTACACATTAACTAGTGCAATGTATATAGTATTCTGCACAGCATCAGGGAACATCTccacttcctctctttctctatgTCCCGAGTTTGCTGCAGAGGTTCCAAAGTTTATGAATGTAGTGTTGGctgctactgtatatactgtacttcaaTGTTGCAGACATATGTTGGAAGGAACATATTTACTTCTCTACGCTATGAAAGTGTTTCTCTGCATACACAGAACAATGTCATAACTTGCTCTCTTTGTTTTAATATCAGTCTGTACAATAACTAATTGCTTCATATAAACCATTAATAAAATCCCATTGAAATAAGTTTTCCCTCAGAGGGTTAGATTGGGAGGTATTTGCAGAAAGATCAGACACCTGTAATATTTCATTCACATTTCATCATTGCGTTTTGGAAaaattacagaatatatatatatatatatatacacacacacacacatatacatataaaacggATTATAGGTTGGATATAGTATTTGACATAGCGAATTCTATCTGTAGGATGATTTCCATGACTTGCACAGAATGAAAGAGATAgttaccatatactgtatgtacaactgACATGGACACCGCATCCCATTCATTAAAGAATGCTGTGTCAAAAATCATGGGAATATTATGTTATTCTTTATTAAATATAGATTTTTATTTTGCTTATCTAAAGCATTTagagtattttttattattcaatgTTTTGCAACCATATCCGGCAAAGAAGGCATTTTCCAATGATCAGTCTGTTTGGGCATTTTCATCCCTTCACAGCAGAAAATGGgtgttttatgggggggggggggcttggtgcAGGGAAGTGTACAGTTAGAAGTGTGTAGTCATACTCTGCTTTAGCCTATACTGCAGTATGTACATATTTGGGGTGGGGATTCCAAACattaactgctgctttaaatccttGGCAAATAAGGAGCTGAGGAGTGTACCTGGGACGTTGTGCTAGGGCCCCCACACCTTACCCAGCCCTGGGAGCCACTGAATCTCACTGAGGCACAAGTGCAGGATTCCCAAACTCAGCACTGATTTGCAGGAATAAAAGGAAGGGATGAAAGTATAATAAATATTCCCCTATGTCCCCAGAGGGCTGCCACGCCAAGCACACGGTTTTCTGTCATTCAAGTCTCTTAACTCCTTCTGTGCAAGACGGAAATACTGCATGGTAGCAAAGGATGGGTGGATGTTGTTACATTTCCAGCATCACTTTAATATTTGATAATGCAAATCGTTATCAATATGCCCCCATAATTAACATGCCCCCATTGTCTGTTATAGCACCAGTAATCACTATTCGCCTCTCTATATAATGAAATAATGCACAGGCTAAGGTGGGCATAAGACTAATTAACAATAATCAATTTATGAGACTCCTTTTTGCAGAAATACAACAATACTGatgcaaaaaaagaaagaaaaagtcagACTTATCAAAGATAAAATTATCCGTTTAGTTAATGAACAAGTTTTGCAACAGGGGTATTTAAAACTGCCCTTTGCTTCAGtcttaatacataattatttcCCATCTTAAGGGGCAGTGAAATATAGCAAATAAAAGCTGGCAGCCGGTCAGTGTACAGGTCAGTGTACAGGCGTTCGTCAGTTATCcaccggaatccgttctggaagtagcgttggatagtgaaacggctgtaaagtgagtcccatgttaatcagtggccgTGAGcactggataacgcattcaggcgtcggataacgcattcaggcgtcggataacgcattcaggcgtcggataacgcattcaggcgtcggataacgcattcaggcgtcggataacgcatacAGGCggcggataacgcattcaggcgtcggataacgcactcaggcgtcggataacacattcaggcggCGGATAACGCactcaggcgtcggataacgcacaCAGGCActggataacgcattctggcgtcggataacgcattcaggcggcGAATAACGCATTAAGGCGGCGGATAACGCATTTAGGCGGGGATAACGCAcacaggcgtcggataacgcattctggcgtcggataacgcatacAGGCGGCGAATAACGCATTCTGGCGTCGGATAACGTATTCaggtgtcggataacgcattctggcgtcggataacgcattcaggtgtcggataacgcattcaggtgtcggataacgcattctggcatTAAAAAATGGCCCAAAGGGGTGcgctggatatgccattcgttgtaaagtggaGCGTTGGGTAACGAGGAGTACCTGTAATTACTTCCCTTAGAAAGTCCCACTCTTAAAGTAACAATTTTGCTTCATTCTAACCTGTGACAGATAAATATGTTTCACTTTTCCCGGGGCAGCTGAATTCCTGCCCACCAGCTACTTAATGACGGTTTCATAATTACCAtacaaggaaaaacaacaattcattaaaaaaaaacctgatagTCTTATTACCAAATGATATTAGATAAAGATGGTAAAACTCGCACATGAAACTTGGACATTACCATGGAAGATTGAAGAATATTTATACTTGAGGAATGTGTCCCAATAACTTGCTGCCCTAGTGCCCCCCAGTCCCAGGAGGGGCTGCCCCTTCAACCTTTTGTAAACAtacttttattttctttacaGCCTGGATGAATCATTGATTAACCCTTTATTGTacgttggggggtgggggggatacgtGCATTTCTTTGCAAAGCAATGTCTTTTGTTGGCAGTGTCCTACCTCGTTTACTTTGCAGGTGTGCGCTAAGGCGCTGCAGCCACTTGTGGGCTGACTGTTGGAGAGATGTGTAGAGTTACAGTGTTAATAACTCTCccacacaggcacaatatgatCCGAGCCCAATTCTTGGTGCATTCCAACACTTAACCCATTGCAGCTACTCAGCAGCGTGCAAAGCATGTGCTTTATTTCAAGACATCTACCTGTTTTTAACGGTGCACCTTTGACAAGTC includes the following:
- the GMNC gene encoding geminin coiled-coil domain-containing protein 1; translated protein: MNTILACQDQYFAGGQGYGGPYFSSTSAASVDVSKETWVSLWASGLLDNRSSNQGPQAHGQYINVGGTLQDDYLWGDQLSSQMFTNKQLQETLVQKEEELTRLHNENSKLKQYLSSTFVKCLEEKTKKLLSQNAQNSLGAPQKRKVKVSSLPSLDTHPKKARRNLFNDFTACEEQPTPAVDNWVLQTLGLKDINTIDDSMLADYSAMPSELANKMEVTDYSNVQDSPSGYSHVHMTPIHSHTASSCNQDSPYMPNYSPSQCSSATLPRSETVSPFGSPIYYTPDVSPNKTEVAFSTSLNPHRNVKTHSFSQGQAFVRRDEEGGWKFTWVPKQSE